A section of the Telopea speciosissima isolate NSW1024214 ecotype Mountain lineage chromosome 3, Tspe_v1, whole genome shotgun sequence genome encodes:
- the LOC122655762 gene encoding PLASMODESMATA CALLOSE-BINDING PROTEIN 3-like, protein MEVLVLVVLILAMTGYSSANWCVCRSDVSDTASQKALDYACGAGADCSPILQNGACYQPNTVKAHCSYAVNSYFQRKSQGLGTCDFSGAAQAVTTDPSPGGSCLFPATPSAAGTSNSTPSTGTTPTTTTPSTTPTTGTTPTTSTGTTPSTTTGGIIGGIGSGLGPSSSSGINTDTNDGGQAFQHNNLFSLLLLALWFSGLLFLWG, encoded by the exons ATGGAGGTTTTAGTGCTTGTTGTACTTATCTTGGCCATGACTGGTTACTCAA GTGCAAACTGGTGTGTTTGTAGGAGTGATGTGAGTGATACAGCTTCTCAGAAGGCCTTAGATTATGCTTGTGGAGCTGGTGCAGACTGCTCACCCATCCTCCAAAATGGGGCTTGCTACCAGCCTAACACTgtaaaggcccattgctctTATGCTGTCAACAGCTACTTCCAGAGGAAGAGTCAAGGTCTAGGGACCTGTGATTTTTCTGGCGCTGCTCAAGCTGTCACAACTGACCCAA GTCCTGGTGGCTCTTGTTTGTTTCCTGCAACCCCAAG TGCTGCAGGAACCAGTAATTCAACCCCATCAACAGGAACAACACCAACCACCACAACCCCATCTACGACTCCGACTACAGGAACTACACCTACAACCAGCACAGGCACAACTCCTTCTACTACCACTGGAGGTATCATAGGAGGGATTGGCTCTGGTTTAGGTCCCTCAAGTTCTTCTGGCATCAACACAGATACCAATGATGGTGGTCAAGCCTTTCAACACAACAACTTATTCTCCCTTTTGTTGCTAGCCCTTTGGTTCTCTGGCCTCCTTTTCTTGTGGGGTTGA
- the LOC122656507 gene encoding uncharacterized hydrolase YugF isoform X1 codes for MLALGVGLTPPIQFSRKCRSSRGGFGVWADGFPSFLPKEVEEIKDPFARKLAKRIERLPVQLQVGMSEKCIMSSCVKPLLETEKNPVVLLHGFDSSCLEWRYAYPLLEEAGLETWAVDILGWGFSDLERLPSCDVGHVASKRNHLCQFWRSYIKKPMILVGPSLGAAVAIDFAVNHSEAVKQLVLIDASVYTKGTGDQTKLPRIVSYAGVSLLKSIPLRMYATLLCFNNISFTTSLDWTKVGRLHCLLPWWKDATVGFMNTGGYDVISLIEQVKQETLIIWGEDDQIISSKLAVRLQCELPNAIVRQIPDCGHIPHVEKPDPVAKLIVDFIRGSSC; via the exons ATGTTGGCTCTCGGAGTGGGCTTGACACCACCAATCCAATTTTCGAGGAAATGCAGAAGCTCAAGGGGTGGATTTGGGGTTTGGGCGGATGGGTTTCCATCATTTCTTCCGAAAGAAGTCGAGGAAATCAAAGACCCATTTGCTCGAAAGCTGGCTAAAAGGATCGAACGACTGCCCGTACAG TTGCAGGTTGGTATGTCAGAGAAATGCATTATGAGTAGTTGTGTGAAGCCATTGTTGGAGACAGAGAAAAATCCTGTGGTTCTCCTTCATGGTTTTGACAG ctCTTGTTTAGAATGGAGATATGCATACCCATTGCTGGAGGAAGCTGGGCTGGAGACTTGGGCTGTGGATATTCTTGGCTGGGGCTTTTCTGATTTAG AAAGGCTTCCTTCTTGTGACGTGGGCCACGTGGCATCAAAGCGGAATCACCTCTGTCAG TTTTGGAGGTCCTACATCAAAAAGCCTATGATTTTAGTAGGACCAAGCCTTGGTGCTGCTGTTGCAATTGATTTTGCAGTGAACCATTCAGAAGCT GTAAAACAGCTGGTGTTGATTGATGCAAGTGTGTACACTAAAGGCACCGGAGATCAAACTAAATTACCTAGAATAGTATCCTATGCAGGG GTATCTTTACTGAAGAGCATCCCTCTGAGGATGTATGCGACTCTTTTGTGCTTCAATAATATTTCATTTACCACCAGCTTAGACTGGACCAAA GTGGGCCGCTTACATTGCCTATTACCTTGGTGGAAAGATGCCACTGTTGGTTTTATGAATACTGGCGGCTACGATGTTATCTCCCTAATAGAACAG GTTAAGCAGGAGACGCTTATCATCTGGGGTGAGGATGACCAGATTATCAGCAGCAAGCTTGCAGTG AGATTACAATGTGAACTGCCAAATGCAATTGTGCGCCAAATACCAGATTGTGGTCATATCCCTCATGTCGAGAAGCCAGATCCTGTTGCCAAGTTGATTGTCGACTTCATTCGAGGCAGTAGCTGCTGA
- the LOC122656507 gene encoding uncharacterized hydrolase YugF isoform X2: MLALGVGLTPPIQFSRKCRSSRGGFGVWADGFPSFLPKEVEEIKDPFARKLAKRIERLPLQVGMSEKCIMSSCVKPLLETEKNPVVLLHGFDSSCLEWRYAYPLLEEAGLETWAVDILGWGFSDLERLPSCDVGHVASKRNHLCQFWRSYIKKPMILVGPSLGAAVAIDFAVNHSEAVKQLVLIDASVYTKGTGDQTKLPRIVSYAGVSLLKSIPLRMYATLLCFNNISFTTSLDWTKVGRLHCLLPWWKDATVGFMNTGGYDVISLIEQVKQETLIIWGEDDQIISSKLAVRLQCELPNAIVRQIPDCGHIPHVEKPDPVAKLIVDFIRGSSC, encoded by the exons ATGTTGGCTCTCGGAGTGGGCTTGACACCACCAATCCAATTTTCGAGGAAATGCAGAAGCTCAAGGGGTGGATTTGGGGTTTGGGCGGATGGGTTTCCATCATTTCTTCCGAAAGAAGTCGAGGAAATCAAAGACCCATTTGCTCGAAAGCTGGCTAAAAGGATCGAACGACTGCCC TTGCAGGTTGGTATGTCAGAGAAATGCATTATGAGTAGTTGTGTGAAGCCATTGTTGGAGACAGAGAAAAATCCTGTGGTTCTCCTTCATGGTTTTGACAG ctCTTGTTTAGAATGGAGATATGCATACCCATTGCTGGAGGAAGCTGGGCTGGAGACTTGGGCTGTGGATATTCTTGGCTGGGGCTTTTCTGATTTAG AAAGGCTTCCTTCTTGTGACGTGGGCCACGTGGCATCAAAGCGGAATCACCTCTGTCAG TTTTGGAGGTCCTACATCAAAAAGCCTATGATTTTAGTAGGACCAAGCCTTGGTGCTGCTGTTGCAATTGATTTTGCAGTGAACCATTCAGAAGCT GTAAAACAGCTGGTGTTGATTGATGCAAGTGTGTACACTAAAGGCACCGGAGATCAAACTAAATTACCTAGAATAGTATCCTATGCAGGG GTATCTTTACTGAAGAGCATCCCTCTGAGGATGTATGCGACTCTTTTGTGCTTCAATAATATTTCATTTACCACCAGCTTAGACTGGACCAAA GTGGGCCGCTTACATTGCCTATTACCTTGGTGGAAAGATGCCACTGTTGGTTTTATGAATACTGGCGGCTACGATGTTATCTCCCTAATAGAACAG GTTAAGCAGGAGACGCTTATCATCTGGGGTGAGGATGACCAGATTATCAGCAGCAAGCTTGCAGTG AGATTACAATGTGAACTGCCAAATGCAATTGTGCGCCAAATACCAGATTGTGGTCATATCCCTCATGTCGAGAAGCCAGATCCTGTTGCCAAGTTGATTGTCGACTTCATTCGAGGCAGTAGCTGCTGA
- the LOC122656507 gene encoding protein ABHD14B isoform X5: MLALGVGLTPPIQFSRKCRSSRGGFGVWADGFPSFLPKEVEEIKDPFARKLAKRIERLPVQLQVGMSEKCIMSSCVKPLLETEKNPVVLLHGFDSSCLEWRYAYPLLEEAGLETWAVDILGWGFSDLERLPSCDVGHVASKRNHLCQFWRSYIKKPMILVGPSLGAAVAIDFAVNHSEAVKQLVLIDASVYTKGTGDQTKLPRIVSYAGVKQETLIIWGEDDQIISSKLAVRLQCELPNAIVRQIPDCGHIPHVEKPDPVAKLIVDFIRGSSC, from the exons ATGTTGGCTCTCGGAGTGGGCTTGACACCACCAATCCAATTTTCGAGGAAATGCAGAAGCTCAAGGGGTGGATTTGGGGTTTGGGCGGATGGGTTTCCATCATTTCTTCCGAAAGAAGTCGAGGAAATCAAAGACCCATTTGCTCGAAAGCTGGCTAAAAGGATCGAACGACTGCCCGTACAG TTGCAGGTTGGTATGTCAGAGAAATGCATTATGAGTAGTTGTGTGAAGCCATTGTTGGAGACAGAGAAAAATCCTGTGGTTCTCCTTCATGGTTTTGACAG ctCTTGTTTAGAATGGAGATATGCATACCCATTGCTGGAGGAAGCTGGGCTGGAGACTTGGGCTGTGGATATTCTTGGCTGGGGCTTTTCTGATTTAG AAAGGCTTCCTTCTTGTGACGTGGGCCACGTGGCATCAAAGCGGAATCACCTCTGTCAG TTTTGGAGGTCCTACATCAAAAAGCCTATGATTTTAGTAGGACCAAGCCTTGGTGCTGCTGTTGCAATTGATTTTGCAGTGAACCATTCAGAAGCT GTAAAACAGCTGGTGTTGATTGATGCAAGTGTGTACACTAAAGGCACCGGAGATCAAACTAAATTACCTAGAATAGTATCCTATGCAGGG GTTAAGCAGGAGACGCTTATCATCTGGGGTGAGGATGACCAGATTATCAGCAGCAAGCTTGCAGTG AGATTACAATGTGAACTGCCAAATGCAATTGTGCGCCAAATACCAGATTGTGGTCATATCCCTCATGTCGAGAAGCCAGATCCTGTTGCCAAGTTGATTGTCGACTTCATTCGAGGCAGTAGCTGCTGA
- the LOC122656507 gene encoding putative 2-succinyl-6-hydroxy-2,4-cyclohexadiene-1-carboxylate synthase isoform X3, whose amino-acid sequence MLALGVGLTPPIQFSRKCRSSRGGFGVWADGFPSFLPKEVEEIKDPFARKLAKRIERLPVQLQVGMSEKCIMSSCVKPLLETEKNPVVLLHGFDSSCLEWRYAYPLLEEAGLETWAVDILGWGFSDLERLPSCDVGHVASKRNHLCQFWRSYIKKPMILVGPSLGAAVAIDFAVNHSEAVKQLVLIDASVYTKGTGDQTKLPRIVSYAGVSLLKSIPLRMYATLLCFNNISFTTSLDWTKVGRLHCLLPWWKDATVGFMNTGGYDVISLIEQRLQCELPNAIVRQIPDCGHIPHVEKPDPVAKLIVDFIRGSSC is encoded by the exons ATGTTGGCTCTCGGAGTGGGCTTGACACCACCAATCCAATTTTCGAGGAAATGCAGAAGCTCAAGGGGTGGATTTGGGGTTTGGGCGGATGGGTTTCCATCATTTCTTCCGAAAGAAGTCGAGGAAATCAAAGACCCATTTGCTCGAAAGCTGGCTAAAAGGATCGAACGACTGCCCGTACAG TTGCAGGTTGGTATGTCAGAGAAATGCATTATGAGTAGTTGTGTGAAGCCATTGTTGGAGACAGAGAAAAATCCTGTGGTTCTCCTTCATGGTTTTGACAG ctCTTGTTTAGAATGGAGATATGCATACCCATTGCTGGAGGAAGCTGGGCTGGAGACTTGGGCTGTGGATATTCTTGGCTGGGGCTTTTCTGATTTAG AAAGGCTTCCTTCTTGTGACGTGGGCCACGTGGCATCAAAGCGGAATCACCTCTGTCAG TTTTGGAGGTCCTACATCAAAAAGCCTATGATTTTAGTAGGACCAAGCCTTGGTGCTGCTGTTGCAATTGATTTTGCAGTGAACCATTCAGAAGCT GTAAAACAGCTGGTGTTGATTGATGCAAGTGTGTACACTAAAGGCACCGGAGATCAAACTAAATTACCTAGAATAGTATCCTATGCAGGG GTATCTTTACTGAAGAGCATCCCTCTGAGGATGTATGCGACTCTTTTGTGCTTCAATAATATTTCATTTACCACCAGCTTAGACTGGACCAAA GTGGGCCGCTTACATTGCCTATTACCTTGGTGGAAAGATGCCACTGTTGGTTTTATGAATACTGGCGGCTACGATGTTATCTCCCTAATAGAACAG AGATTACAATGTGAACTGCCAAATGCAATTGTGCGCCAAATACCAGATTGTGGTCATATCCCTCATGTCGAGAAGCCAGATCCTGTTGCCAAGTTGATTGTCGACTTCATTCGAGGCAGTAGCTGCTGA
- the LOC122656507 gene encoding uncharacterized protein LOC122656507 isoform X4, with amino-acid sequence MLALGVGLTPPIQFSRKCRSSRGGFGVWADGFPSFLPKEVEEIKDPFARKLAKRIERLPVQLQVGMSEKCIMSSCVKPLLETEKNPVVLLHGFDSSCLEWRYAYPLLEEAGLETWAVDILGWGFSDLERLPSCDVGHVASKRNHLCQVKQLVLIDASVYTKGTGDQTKLPRIVSYAGVSLLKSIPLRMYATLLCFNNISFTTSLDWTKVGRLHCLLPWWKDATVGFMNTGGYDVISLIEQVKQETLIIWGEDDQIISSKLAVRLQCELPNAIVRQIPDCGHIPHVEKPDPVAKLIVDFIRGSSC; translated from the exons ATGTTGGCTCTCGGAGTGGGCTTGACACCACCAATCCAATTTTCGAGGAAATGCAGAAGCTCAAGGGGTGGATTTGGGGTTTGGGCGGATGGGTTTCCATCATTTCTTCCGAAAGAAGTCGAGGAAATCAAAGACCCATTTGCTCGAAAGCTGGCTAAAAGGATCGAACGACTGCCCGTACAG TTGCAGGTTGGTATGTCAGAGAAATGCATTATGAGTAGTTGTGTGAAGCCATTGTTGGAGACAGAGAAAAATCCTGTGGTTCTCCTTCATGGTTTTGACAG ctCTTGTTTAGAATGGAGATATGCATACCCATTGCTGGAGGAAGCTGGGCTGGAGACTTGGGCTGTGGATATTCTTGGCTGGGGCTTTTCTGATTTAG AAAGGCTTCCTTCTTGTGACGTGGGCCACGTGGCATCAAAGCGGAATCACCTCTGTCAG GTAAAACAGCTGGTGTTGATTGATGCAAGTGTGTACACTAAAGGCACCGGAGATCAAACTAAATTACCTAGAATAGTATCCTATGCAGGG GTATCTTTACTGAAGAGCATCCCTCTGAGGATGTATGCGACTCTTTTGTGCTTCAATAATATTTCATTTACCACCAGCTTAGACTGGACCAAA GTGGGCCGCTTACATTGCCTATTACCTTGGTGGAAAGATGCCACTGTTGGTTTTATGAATACTGGCGGCTACGATGTTATCTCCCTAATAGAACAG GTTAAGCAGGAGACGCTTATCATCTGGGGTGAGGATGACCAGATTATCAGCAGCAAGCTTGCAGTG AGATTACAATGTGAACTGCCAAATGCAATTGTGCGCCAAATACCAGATTGTGGTCATATCCCTCATGTCGAGAAGCCAGATCCTGTTGCCAAGTTGATTGTCGACTTCATTCGAGGCAGTAGCTGCTGA